Proteins encoded in a region of the Gaiellales bacterium genome:
- a CDS encoding NADH-quinone oxidoreductase subunit K, with protein sequence MIPYVVAAWLLAIGIYGVVTSRHLVHLAVCLSVAQSGTYVLLLAIGYHSGSSAPVLVGVSPHARTADPIVQALTFVDVVVEAVVTALILALAVQARKRYGSVDPDRIAELRG encoded by the coding sequence GTGATCCCGTACGTCGTCGCCGCGTGGCTGCTCGCGATCGGAATCTACGGCGTCGTCACCAGCCGCCATCTGGTCCACCTCGCGGTCTGCCTGTCCGTCGCCCAGTCCGGCACCTACGTCCTGCTCCTGGCGATCGGCTACCACAGCGGATCGTCCGCTCCCGTGCTGGTCGGCGTGTCGCCGCACGCGCGCACCGCCGATCCCATCGTCCAGGCGCTGACCTTCGTCGACGTGGTGGTCGAGGCGGTCGTGACGGCCCTGATCCTGGCGCTCGCGGTGCAGGCTCGAAAGCGCTACGGCTCGGTCGACCCCGACCGGATCGCCGAGCTGCGCGGATGA
- a CDS encoding MnhB domain-containing protein, which translates to MSRWRLVALVIAGSVLAAELIWGLSGLPGFGHYAHAYGRLAAEQAELRRHVTNVPTAVNFDLRAIDTLAEEFILFSSALAMALIVRSGREPEGRPPETVSDAFPQAGPGEATRLLAALLVAPAIVLGGYIVLHGHLTPGGGFQGGVILASGVLLADVCGASLLTRRLRPLAALEWLESAGAAGYALIGVGGLIAGGAFFHNWLPSGTVSHLLSGGVIPVANVAVSFEVASAFLLVWSELRDRSLVLLDDEEPTP; encoded by the coding sequence TTGAGCCGCTGGCGGCTCGTTGCGCTGGTCATCGCCGGGTCTGTGCTCGCGGCCGAGCTGATCTGGGGGCTGTCCGGCCTGCCCGGCTTCGGCCACTACGCGCATGCGTACGGACGCCTGGCGGCCGAGCAGGCCGAGCTTCGGCGCCACGTCACGAACGTGCCCACGGCGGTCAACTTCGACCTGCGGGCGATCGACACCCTCGCGGAGGAGTTCATCCTGTTCTCCTCCGCACTTGCGATGGCGCTGATCGTGCGCTCTGGGCGGGAGCCCGAGGGCAGGCCGCCTGAGACCGTGTCGGACGCCTTCCCGCAGGCCGGCCCCGGCGAGGCGACGCGCCTGCTCGCGGCGCTGCTCGTCGCGCCCGCGATCGTGCTGGGCGGCTACATCGTCCTGCATGGTCACCTCACCCCCGGTGGCGGCTTCCAGGGCGGCGTGATCCTCGCATCCGGCGTGCTGCTCGCGGACGTGTGCGGTGCATCCCTGCTGACGAGGCGGCTCCGTCCGCTCGCAGCGCTCGAGTGGCTGGAATCGGCCGGCGCCGCCGGATATGCGCTGATCGGCGTTGGAGGCCTGATCGCGGGGGGCGCCTTCTTCCACAACTGGCTCCCGAGCGGCACCGTGTCGCACCTGCTGTCCGGCGGCGTGATACCGGTCGCGAACGTTGCCGTCAGCTTCGAGGTGGCGTCGGCGTTCCTGCTGGTCTGGTCGGAGCTCCGGGACCGCTCGCTGGTGCTGCTCGACGACGAGGAGCCGACGCCGTGA
- a CDS encoding DUF4040 domain-containing protein, producing the protein MIAVQLVALALVAVSGTATVLTRDPFRQAIVGGVYAVALAALFVVFQAPEVALSEVVIGMVGLPAMILFALSRIREEDR; encoded by the coding sequence GTGATCGCCGTGCAGCTCGTCGCGCTGGCGCTCGTTGCCGTCAGCGGCACGGCAACCGTGCTGACCCGCGATCCGTTCCGGCAGGCGATCGTCGGCGGCGTCTACGCCGTTGCGCTGGCGGCCCTCTTCGTGGTGTTCCAGGCGCCGGAGGTGGCGCTCTCGGAGGTCGTGATAGGCATGGTCGGCCTGCCCGCCATGATCCTCTTCGCGCTGTCTCGCATCCGCGAGGAGGACCGTTGA
- a CDS encoding monovalent cation/H(+) antiporter subunit G encodes MSTGTAVSYAIVALSVAVAGVATLGLVRTRSALDRLHFVSAISTVCPLLLALAVVVHDSLHQTALKAFCAAAVTIATGPILVHATARAVAALDEEQPP; translated from the coding sequence GTGAGCACGGGGACCGCCGTCTCCTACGCGATCGTCGCCCTCTCGGTCGCGGTCGCCGGCGTCGCGACCCTCGGGCTCGTCAGGACGCGATCGGCGCTCGATCGCCTCCACTTCGTGTCGGCCATCTCCACCGTGTGTCCGCTGCTTCTCGCGCTGGCCGTGGTCGTGCACGACTCGCTGCACCAGACGGCGCTCAAGGCGTTCTGCGCCGCCGCCGTCACGATCGCCACCGGCCCGATCCTCGTGCATGCGACCGCGCGGGCGGTCGCCGCCCTCGACGAGGAGCAACCCCCGTGA
- a CDS encoding monovalent cation/H+ antiporter complex subunit F, producing the protein MNGWLWAACCVLVLLMPCMAVAVRAPVADAVVALEAAGALAVLALGLAAEGFGESYVWDLAIVVAFLQLPGSLLFVRYLDRGL; encoded by the coding sequence GTGAACGGCTGGCTCTGGGCGGCCTGCTGCGTCCTCGTACTGCTGATGCCCTGCATGGCCGTCGCGGTGCGGGCGCCGGTGGCCGACGCGGTCGTGGCGCTCGAGGCGGCCGGCGCGCTGGCGGTGCTGGCACTCGGCCTCGCCGCCGAGGGATTCGGCGAGTCGTACGTGTGGGACCTGGCCATCGTGGTCGCGTTCCTGCAGCTTCCGGGCAGCCTGCTCTTCGTTCGCTACCTGGACCGCGGGCTGTGA
- a CDS encoding cation:proton antiporter, whose amino-acid sequence MTESAEFGRIVLIVAAAFALAVAGRRITEWVRVPAPGLFLVGAAVASAAYDPLGRVLSVQEVERVGVVAIILILFDGGIAIGLERLRRVIWPVLLLGVLGTLLVAGIVACAAHGLLGLPWTPSLLLGGAIAPTDPAVMFSVLGGRDIHSPAGDIVKGESGANDPVSIALVLGVLAYRDASSPALGVAGSFGLEMVVGLAVGVLGGLGLRQAIRRFALPDEELYPLRTLAGAGVVYGLASVLHGSGFLAVFVAGVLIGDARAPYKAAIERFHTSLGTMAEIVVFTALGLTIALGTLDVRSVLLDGALIALVVTLVARPLVVALLLLRAGLSRAERVYAAWAGMKGAVPILLGAFVLLEQGPDARRLYGMIFVVVVMSVFLQGTTIEFAARRLGIVMTPVEQEPWDLSLRFTEEPQGVRRYTVEPGAPADGTAIRDLDGDGAWVSMVIRDGAPLTPHRDTVLHAGDEVLLLDAGDESGIYESDR is encoded by the coding sequence GTGACCGAATCAGCCGAGTTTGGCCGGATCGTGCTGATCGTTGCGGCCGCCTTTGCGCTGGCCGTGGCGGGCAGGCGCATCACCGAATGGGTGCGCGTTCCGGCGCCCGGGCTCTTCCTCGTGGGGGCGGCGGTCGCATCGGCCGCCTACGACCCGCTCGGCCGCGTGCTGTCCGTGCAGGAGGTCGAGCGCGTCGGCGTCGTGGCGATCATCCTGATCCTGTTCGACGGGGGCATCGCGATCGGGCTCGAGCGGCTGCGCCGCGTCATCTGGCCGGTGCTCCTGCTCGGCGTGCTGGGGACGCTGCTCGTCGCCGGCATCGTCGCCTGTGCCGCCCACGGCCTCCTCGGCCTGCCGTGGACGCCCTCATTGCTCCTGGGTGGCGCGATCGCTCCCACCGATCCCGCCGTCATGTTCTCGGTGCTCGGCGGGCGCGACATCCACAGTCCCGCGGGCGACATCGTCAAGGGCGAGTCCGGGGCGAACGACCCCGTCAGCATCGCCCTCGTGCTCGGGGTGCTTGCGTATCGCGATGCGTCGAGCCCCGCGCTCGGCGTTGCGGGCAGCTTCGGGCTGGAGATGGTCGTGGGCCTGGCGGTCGGGGTGCTCGGCGGCCTCGGATTGCGTCAGGCGATCCGCCGGTTCGCACTCCCCGACGAGGAGCTCTACCCGCTGCGGACGCTCGCCGGCGCCGGGGTCGTCTACGGGCTCGCCTCCGTGCTGCACGGCTCCGGCTTCCTTGCCGTCTTCGTCGCCGGCGTCCTGATCGGGGACGCCCGGGCGCCGTACAAGGCCGCCATCGAGCGATTCCATACGTCGCTCGGCACGATGGCCGAGATCGTCGTGTTCACGGCGCTGGGGCTCACGATCGCGCTCGGCACGCTCGACGTCCGCAGCGTCTTGCTGGACGGAGCACTGATCGCGCTGGTCGTGACCCTCGTGGCACGCCCACTGGTGGTCGCGTTGCTGCTCCTGCGCGCCGGGCTGTCCCGCGCCGAGCGCGTGTACGCCGCCTGGGCCGGAATGAAGGGCGCCGTGCCGATCCTGCTGGGGGCGTTCGTCCTGCTCGAGCAGGGTCCCGACGCGCGGCGGCTGTACGGCATGATCTTCGTCGTCGTGGTCATGTCCGTGTTCCTTCAGGGGACGACCATCGAGTTCGCCGCCAGGCGGCTCGGCATCGTGATGACGCCGGTCGAGCAGGAGCCGTGGGATCTTTCGCTGCGCTTCACCGAGGAGCCGCAGGGCGTCCGCCGCTACACGGTGGAGCCCGGCGCTCCGGCCGACGGCACCGCCATCCGCGACCTCGACGGCGACGGCGCCTGGGTCAGCATGGTCATCCGCGATGGCGCGCCGCTCACGCCGCATCGCGACACGGTGCTCCACGCGGGCGACGAGGTGCTGCTGCTCGACGCCGGGGACGAGTCGGGGATCTACGAGTCGGATCGGTGA
- a CDS encoding DMT family transporter has translation MPRTTTARADRVAGLMLLTTPVIWGLTFPAAKLALKHTNAWTFTAWSRVLGLLALIAVLAVVRPPRDAWRWGLVPAGALLGFLMFAAFALQSVGLRSTTATNAGFITVLYVVFAPLGAALVARRRPPRVAAVCLPMALAGLALLSLHGLDLHRGDALVLACSIAIAGHIVAVSLFVARYSAIGLAAAQLAATTVIHTAFALPHGLDAGQVAGDWRLYLITGVLGSGAAFSIQVLAQQQLTPLRTSVLLAGEALFSALASAVWLGERLDAREWCGVALMLGAIAVSEAQAWRGAPEPASAA, from the coding sequence ATGCCGCGAACGACAACAGCCCGGGCCGACCGCGTGGCCGGCCTGATGCTGCTGACCACCCCCGTGATCTGGGGGCTCACCTTTCCGGCGGCGAAGCTGGCCCTGAAGCACACGAACGCGTGGACGTTCACCGCGTGGAGCCGGGTGCTCGGGCTGCTGGCGCTGATCGCGGTGCTCGCCGTCGTGAGGCCGCCGCGCGATGCCTGGCGATGGGGGCTGGTGCCCGCCGGTGCGCTGCTCGGCTTCCTCATGTTCGCGGCGTTCGCGCTGCAGTCAGTGGGCCTCCGCTCGACGACGGCGACGAACGCCGGCTTCATCACGGTGCTGTACGTCGTCTTTGCGCCGCTCGGGGCGGCACTCGTGGCCCGGCGCCGGCCGCCGCGCGTCGCGGCGGTGTGCCTGCCGATGGCCTTGGCCGGCCTGGCGCTGCTCTCGCTCCACGGCCTCGACCTGCACCGCGGCGACGCACTCGTGCTCGCATGTTCGATTGCGATCGCCGGCCACATCGTGGCGGTCTCGCTGTTCGTCGCGCGCTACTCGGCGATCGGCCTGGCGGCCGCCCAGCTCGCGGCGACCACGGTGATCCACACGGCATTCGCGCTCCCCCACGGACTCGATGCGGGCCAGGTCGCAGGCGACTGGCGGCTGTACCTCATCACCGGGGTGCTCGGCTCGGGCGCGGCGTTCTCGATCCAGGTGCTTGCCCAGCAGCAGCTGACGCCGCTTCGGACGAGCGTCCTGCTCGCGGGCGAGGCGCTGTTTTCTGCGCTCGCATCGGCTGTCTGGCTGGGTGAGCGTCTGGACGCGCGAGAATGGTGCGGCGTTGCGCTGATGCTGGGCGCGATCGCGGTGTCCGAGGCACAGGCCTGGCGCGGGGCGCCGGAGCCGGCCTCCGCGGCCTAA
- a CDS encoding FAD-binding oxidoreductase, with the protein MADMDVLDMTAVKNLGDRLTGEVLLPEDADYEPARRVHNGLIDKRPALIARCATPADVAAAVRFATQSGLEIAVRGGGHNVAGRCVCEGGVMIDLSRMRAVEVDPEAKTARAQGGALWAGVNGAAHEHGLAVTGGAISTTGVGGYTLGGGLGWLMSTQGLAADNLVAAQLVTATGDVLDVDDESHPDLMWALRGGGGNFGVAVSLTFRLRHQPMVVGGFIVHPIERGAEMLRFYRDAAAGCPDELTVFGALVHAPDGSGMKVAGMLACHTDPDRADSDLAPFLEWGPPIMTEVGPMPYPVMNTLLDGGYPAGALNYWMSSFTEGISDELIETVVQRFESVPSPMSGILFEHFHGEVTRIDPTATAVPHRDPGFNLLLPSEWMDPADTERNIEWTKDTYAAVTEQLRNARWLNYLGDDQADDAIRAAYGPNYERLREVKRRYDPGNVFHLNHNIAP; encoded by the coding sequence ATGGCTGACATGGACGTGCTGGACATGACCGCGGTCAAGAATCTCGGTGACCGGCTCACCGGTGAGGTGCTGCTCCCGGAGGACGCCGATTACGAGCCTGCGCGACGCGTGCACAACGGGCTGATCGACAAGCGGCCGGCGCTGATCGCCCGCTGCGCAACACCTGCCGACGTGGCTGCCGCGGTGCGGTTCGCGACCCAGTCGGGGCTCGAGATCGCGGTGCGCGGGGGCGGCCACAACGTGGCCGGCCGCTGCGTCTGCGAGGGCGGGGTGATGATCGACCTTTCGCGCATGCGCGCCGTCGAGGTCGATCCAGAGGCGAAGACGGCGCGAGCTCAGGGTGGGGCGCTGTGGGCGGGCGTGAACGGCGCAGCGCACGAGCATGGACTGGCGGTGACGGGCGGCGCCATCTCGACGACAGGCGTGGGCGGCTACACGCTCGGTGGCGGGCTCGGATGGCTCATGTCCACCCAGGGGCTGGCCGCGGACAACCTGGTCGCGGCACAGCTCGTGACCGCGACCGGCGACGTGCTGGACGTCGATGACGAGTCGCATCCCGACCTGATGTGGGCACTGCGGGGCGGTGGAGGGAACTTCGGCGTTGCCGTCTCCCTCACGTTCCGCCTGCGGCACCAACCGATGGTCGTCGGCGGGTTCATCGTCCACCCGATCGAACGGGGCGCCGAGATGCTGCGCTTCTACCGGGACGCGGCCGCAGGCTGCCCTGACGAGCTGACGGTGTTCGGGGCGCTCGTCCATGCCCCGGACGGCTCCGGGATGAAGGTGGCCGGGATGCTCGCCTGCCACACCGACCCTGACCGCGCCGACTCGGACCTGGCCCCGTTCCTGGAGTGGGGGCCACCGATCATGACCGAGGTCGGGCCGATGCCCTACCCGGTGATGAACACCCTCCTCGACGGTGGCTACCCGGCGGGTGCCCTCAACTACTGGATGTCGAGCTTCACTGAGGGCATCTCGGACGAGCTGATCGAGACGGTCGTGCAGCGATTCGAGTCGGTGCCCTCGCCCATGAGCGGAATCCTGTTCGAGCACTTCCACGGCGAGGTGACGCGCATCGATCCGACCGCCACGGCGGTGCCGCACCGCGACCCGGGCTTCAACCTGCTGCTTCCGTCCGAGTGGATGGATCCCGCAGACACCGAGCGGAACATCGAGTGGACGAAGGACACGTATGCCGCGGTGACCGAGCAGCTTCGCAACGCACGCTGGCTGAACTATCTTGGTGACGACCAGGCGGACGACGCCATTCGCGCTGCGTACGGGCCGAACTACGAGCGGCTGCGCGAGGTCAAGCGACGCTACGACCCGGGCAACGTGTTCCACCTCAACCACAACATCGCGCCGTAG
- a CDS encoding NAD-dependent succinate-semialdehyde dehydrogenase: protein MNATLTEYAVVNPATGETLKTYPTIGDEDLKDAIARGDSAHRVWGQTTSVAERAAIVRRIGELHEERKQELGEIIVREMGKPISQAVGEVEFCKAIYDFYADNAEMLTADEPIDLLEGEGKAFVRRSSLGVLLGIMPWNYPYYQVARFAGPNLVIGNTILLKHAPQCPESAEAIERIFHEAGVPKDVYINIRASNEQVAEIIIPHPRVMGISLTGSERAGAAVAEVAGRNLKKVVLELGGSDPFILLKTDDLDAAVEAAVGARLENTGQACNAAKRFIVMDDLYDPFVQKFTEALSAVKPGDPSSPDTSIGPLSSSLATERLADQVQRAAEGGAKIVGGDHDGNFFSTTVMTDISPDNPARREEFFGPVAQVYRVSSEEEAIELANDTPYGLGSYVMTSDEEQAMRVAERIEAGMVFINAVGAEGAELPFGGVKRSGFGRELGRFGADEFVNKKLIRIV, encoded by the coding sequence GTGAACGCCACCTTGACGGAGTACGCCGTCGTCAACCCGGCCACCGGGGAGACACTCAAGACCTACCCGACGATCGGCGACGAAGATCTGAAGGACGCGATCGCGCGCGGGGACAGCGCGCACCGCGTATGGGGCCAGACCACGTCGGTTGCCGAGCGCGCGGCGATCGTCCGGCGCATCGGGGAGCTGCACGAGGAGCGCAAGCAGGAGCTCGGCGAGATCATCGTCCGCGAGATGGGCAAGCCGATCAGCCAGGCGGTCGGTGAGGTCGAGTTCTGCAAGGCGATCTACGACTTCTACGCCGACAACGCCGAGATGCTGACGGCCGACGAGCCGATCGACCTGCTCGAAGGCGAGGGCAAGGCGTTCGTGCGGCGCAGCTCGCTGGGCGTGCTGCTCGGCATCATGCCGTGGAACTATCCGTACTACCAGGTGGCCCGGTTCGCCGGCCCGAACCTGGTCATCGGCAACACGATCCTCTTGAAGCACGCGCCGCAATGCCCGGAGTCCGCCGAGGCGATCGAGCGGATCTTCCACGAGGCCGGGGTGCCGAAGGACGTCTACATCAACATCCGCGCGAGCAACGAGCAGGTCGCCGAGATCATCATCCCGCACCCGCGCGTGATGGGCATCTCGCTGACCGGCTCCGAGCGGGCGGGGGCGGCCGTCGCCGAGGTCGCCGGCCGCAACCTGAAGAAGGTCGTGCTCGAGCTCGGCGGCTCCGATCCGTTCATCCTGCTGAAGACGGATGACCTCGACGCCGCGGTCGAGGCGGCGGTGGGCGCCCGTCTGGAGAACACGGGCCAGGCGTGCAACGCCGCAAAGCGGTTCATCGTGATGGATGACCTGTATGACCCCTTCGTCCAGAAGTTCACGGAGGCGCTGAGCGCGGTGAAGCCGGGTGACCCGTCGTCGCCCGACACGAGCATCGGCCCGCTGTCCTCATCGCTCGCCACCGAGCGGCTGGCCGACCAGGTGCAGCGCGCGGCGGAGGGCGGCGCGAAGATCGTCGGCGGCGACCACGACGGGAACTTCTTCTCGACCACCGTCATGACGGACATCAGCCCCGACAACCCGGCGCGCCGTGAGGAGTTCTTCGGGCCCGTGGCGCAGGTCTACAGGGTGTCGTCGGAGGAAGAGGCTATCGAGCTCGCAAACGACACCCCGTACGGGCTCGGCTCGTACGTGATGACGAGCGACGAGGAGCAGGCGATGCGCGTCGCCGAGCGGATCGAGGCCGGGATGGTGTTCATCAACGCGGTCGGCGCGGAGGGCGCGGAGCTGCCGTTCGGCGGCGTCAAGCGCTCCGGCTTCGGCCGGGAGCTCGGGCGCTTCGGTGCCGACGAGTTCGTGAACAAGAAGCTGATCCGGATCGTCTGA
- a CDS encoding DUF4232 domain-containing protein: MGTAAVIAMAAGAALIAGSLSSTTPDAAAGSGSSTGGVTTLSNGSAAGTPSAAPRCRAAALTVWVGVGSGGAAAGSSYLPLELTNHSRRACSLHGYPGASARSDRQLGSAAGRSPAVPERTVTLAAGATAHAVLQLVDVANFAPGTCAPARASSLRVYPPGGVRAVDVPFRLAACSKTGPTYLTVTPVEAGVGVPGQA, from the coding sequence ATGGGTACAGCGGCCGTCATCGCGATGGCCGCCGGAGCTGCGCTGATCGCCGGCTCTCTTTCCTCGACGACTCCGGATGCCGCGGCCGGCTCCGGATCGTCGACGGGTGGGGTAACCACGCTCTCGAACGGGTCGGCCGCCGGAACACCCTCGGCGGCGCCGCGCTGCCGCGCCGCGGCGCTCACCGTGTGGGTCGGCGTGGGATCGGGCGGCGCCGCCGCGGGCTCGAGCTATCTCCCGCTCGAGCTCACGAACCACTCCCGCCGGGCGTGCTCGCTCCACGGGTACCCGGGCGCCTCCGCGCGCTCCGATCGCCAGCTGGGCTCGGCCGCCGGCCGGAGCCCGGCCGTGCCGGAGCGCACGGTCACGCTGGCCGCCGGCGCGACGGCGCACGCAGTCCTCCAGCTGGTCGACGTGGCGAACTTTGCGCCCGGAACCTGCGCGCCCGCACGGGCGAGCAGCCTGCGCGTGTACCCGCCCGGCGGCGTTCGCGCGGTCGATGTCCCGTTCCGGCTGGCAGCGTGCTCGAAGACCGGCCCCACGTATCTGACCGTGACGCCGGTCGAGGCGGGCGTCGGCGTCCCGGGGCAGGCGTGA
- a CDS encoding VOC family protein, whose amino-acid sequence MIRIANVQLWVNDQDEALEFYTTKVGLEVRADVTLPEMGDFRWVTVGPAGQDEVSITLMAIPGEPVMDAESQEQVRTLMAKGFAGTVFLTTDDVRADYEELRSRGVEFTEAPEERPYGIDTAFRDPSGNHIRLTQVTMAGV is encoded by the coding sequence ATGATCAGGATCGCAAACGTGCAGCTGTGGGTGAACGACCAGGACGAGGCGCTCGAGTTCTATACGACCAAGGTCGGTCTGGAGGTGCGAGCCGACGTCACGTTGCCGGAGATGGGGGACTTCCGCTGGGTGACCGTCGGCCCGGCCGGTCAGGACGAGGTCTCGATCACGCTGATGGCGATCCCCGGCGAGCCGGTGATGGACGCCGAGAGCCAGGAGCAGGTCCGCACCCTCATGGCGAAGGGCTTCGCCGGGACGGTGTTTCTCACCACGGACGATGTCCGCGCGGACTACGAGGAGCTTCGGAGTCGCGGCGTCGAGTTCACCGAGGCGCCCGAAGAGCGGCCGTACGGCATCGACACCGCGTTCCGCGACCCGTCGGGCAACCACATCCGCCTGACCCAGGTGACGATGGCAGGCGTGTGA
- a CDS encoding helix-turn-helix transcriptional regulator: protein MAFAPSERHLLRAKDLADARYSERLGVDDMARAASMSRAHFSRAFRDAFGESPHAYLLTRRLERAAAMLRMTDRSVTDICFAVGLHSIGSFSSSFTRTYGMSPTAYRAAHPPAAQHARVPTCVVRAYARPRRRTFREDGAATRT, encoded by the coding sequence ATGGCGTTTGCCCCATCCGAACGGCACCTGCTGCGAGCGAAGGATCTCGCGGACGCACGCTACTCCGAGCGGCTGGGAGTGGACGACATGGCGCGTGCCGCGTCGATGTCGCGCGCGCACTTCAGCCGGGCCTTCCGCGATGCGTTCGGCGAGTCGCCGCACGCATACCTCCTGACGCGCCGTTTGGAGCGCGCCGCCGCCATGCTGCGCATGACCGACCGCAGCGTGACCGACATCTGCTTCGCCGTCGGGCTGCACAGCATCGGCTCGTTCTCGAGCTCCTTCACGCGCACCTACGGCATGTCGCCCACCGCCTACCGTGCCGCTCACCCGCCGGCGGCACAGCACGCGCGCGTGCCGACGTGCGTCGTGCGCGCGTACGCACGCCCGAGACGGCGCACGTTTCGAGAAGACGGAGCGGCGACCCGCACATAG